TTCGGTGATGCCCTTCGCACCGAACTCCGGGGTGTTGGTCTTGCCGAACACGACCAGCCCGGCGTCGAGCCACCGGTCGACGATCACCGAGTTCTCCTCGGCGGGCCACTGTGCGAGGGCGCGGGAGCCGCTCGAGGTGGGGATCCCGGCGATGTCCTGCCCGAGATCCTTGATCAGGAACGGCACGCCCGCGAACGGACCGTCCACCCCCTCCCGGACCCGGGCGCGGGCCCGGTCGTCGAGGCGGCGGACGACGGAGTTCAGCGTCGGCTCGACCTGCTCGAGCCGGGCGATCGCGGTGTCGAGCAGGTCGTCCGCGGACACCTGGCCGGTCACCACCAGCTCGGCCAGGCCCACCGCGTCGTGACGTCGGTACTCCGAGTAGTCCATCCCTGCGTTGCCCATCATTGCCCCCACGGTGTCGGTTCGGTCCGTGCGGTCCGTTACCGGTTCGCGTCGGCCGGCATCTCCCCCGCCTTCTTGCGTTCGATGTCGGCGAGGGCCGCCTCGCGGGCCGCACGCTCGGCCGCCGCGCTCTCCCATGCCACCTTACGGTTCTTCACGACCTTCGCGGGCGAACCCACGGCGATGCTGTACTCGGGGATGTCGCCCTTGACCACTGCGTGCGCGCCGAGCACCGAGCCGCGGCCGACCCGGGTACCGCGCAGGACGGTGACCTTGGCGGCGATCCAGGTGTCGGGACCGATGCGCACCGGGCTCTTGACGATGCCCTGGTCCTTGATCGGATAGGTGATGTCCTCGGTGCGGTGGTCGAAGTCGCAGATGTAGCACCAGTCGGCGACGAGGGTCGACGCACCGATCTCGATGTCGAGATAGGTGTTGACGACGTTGTCCTTGCCGAAGACCACCTTGTCGCCGATCCGGAGCGAACCCTCGTGGCAGCGGATCGCGTTGCCGTCGCCGATGTGCACCCACCTGCCGATCTCCAGCCGTCCCAGGCCGGGGGTCGCGTGGATCTCGACGTTCTTCCCGAGGAAGACCATGCCGCGCAGCACGACGTGCGGATTGGCCAGTTTGAACTTGGCGAGCCGGTAGTACCGAACCAGATACCACGGTGTGTACGCCTTGTTGTCCAGCACCCAGCGCAGGGAGGACAGGGTCAGGAAGCGTGCCTGATCCGGATCCCGCCGACGGGACCCGCGCCACCTCGCCTTCAGGGGTGCACCCCACATGCTCGTCATAGGGGCAGCCTACGGTCCGCCGCCCGGCTGCCGTACGGCCCCCGTGTCTCAGCGGTACCGGACCGTCCGGCCTCCCCGCCTCCGTGCCCTTCGGTCGGCCCCGCCTCCGCGTCACTCGGTCGGCCCCGCCTCCGCGTCACTCGGTCGGCCCCGCCTCCGTGCCGGTGCGCACTCCTCCGACCGATACGCTGACGAGTCGAATCGTTCGCCTGTGGAGGAGTTGAGTGATGCGGGGTGTCCTGCGGACCGCGGTGCCGGCGCTCGCGGCGGTGTTCGCACTGAGCGCGTGCGGGGGCGGGTCGGGTACCGAGGACGTGCTCTCCGCCGGGGGATGGCCGGGACGCCATTCCGACGCCCGCAACAGCAACACGGCGACGGCAGCGGGCCTCGAGGACCTCGCGGCGGCCTGGACGCGCCCGCTCGGCGGCACGGCCGGTTCCCCCGCCGGGATCGCGGCCAACGGCCAGGTCTCGGTGAGCGCGGCCACCGAGATCGGTTGCAATCTGTTCTCCTTCCAGATGGACACAGGCCGCAAGCGCTGGTGCACGCGCCTGGCCCCGGCGGTCGCCACCGTCACCCCGGTCTCCGATGCGATGGCCAACATCTACGTCGGCGAGGACGGGGGTCTGCTGTCGTTCAACGAGCACGGGCAGCGACGCTGGCGGATCCCGGTGAGCGGCACCCCGCGCAGCGCCCAGTTCACCTCCGACGGCCATCTCCTGGTGGTCACCCACTTCGGTCAGGTCAACGTCGTCGACCCGCAGACCGGGCAGCTCGGGGCACCACTGTTCGACCTCGTACCGATCCCCGGTGTCGACGCGGGCCAGAACGTGCCGCGGCTGCCCAGCGATCACGGCGTGCCGGCCTGCTTCGGCGGATCCGAGGACTGCCCCGTCGCCACGACCCCGGCGGTCGACACGGCCACCGACCGCATCCTCGTCACGGTGTGGCGTCCCGGCGCCGACCGGTCCGCACTGGTGGCGTTGCGGTACACCGGTGGCGACGACGCGGTCGTGCGCGAGGAGTGGGCGGTGGACGATCTGCCCGGCGGTGCGGTGACGAGCCCGGTGCTGTCCGCGGACGGATCCACCGTGTACGTCTTCGACGGCGAAGGCACGCTGTGGGCGCTCGACACCACGACCGGCGAGGCCCGGTGGAGCCGGGGCTTCGGCACGGCCTCCGTCGCCCCGCCTGCGGTCACCGCCGACGGGCTGCTCCTCGTCGCCGCCGGTGACGGCAGCAAACCCCTGGTGGCTCTGCGCGATTCCGGTGACGAGACCGAATCGGTGTGGGAACGAACCGATCTGGCCCCGTTCGGCACCCCGGCCGTGAGCGCGGACGGTCTCGCCTACGTGATCGCCGACGGCGGAAGCGACCTCGTGGCGACGGTGGTCGACGTCGCGGACGGAGAAAGCGTCGACGAGGAACCCCTCGACGCGGCGGGACTGCCGGTGGGCACCGGGATCGGGCCGGACGGGGAGTTCGTGATCACCACCGTCGACGGCGACGTGATCGTACTGCGCGACCCGCGCTGAGCGCGGGCGGTCAGCGGGAGGGGACGCAGACGAAGGCCTCTGGCGTGCGGCCGATCCGGGTGAGCACCACGCTCAGGGACACCGACCCCTTCAGCTTGAGCCGGGGGCGCAGGACCGCCGGGTCGACGTCGAGTCCGCGCACGAGGATCTCGACGGCCCCGCAGTCGAGCCGCGAAAGTACTTGGCGCAGCGCCTTCTCGGTGTACTTGAAGCGTTCGACGATCCGGAATCCCCGTACTCCCTCGGGAAGACCGTCGCCGGTGAGATAGGCGATGCGCGGGTCGAGTTGCCACAGTCCGTGGGCGGCCGCGTAGTGGCGGACGAGCCCGGCGCGGACGATCGCACCGTCGGGATCGACGATCCACTCCCCCGGTTCCCGTTCTGGGATGTCGTCGTCCATCGCGTCGGTGATGTCGAAATGCGTTCCGTCCGAACGCAGGACGGTCGCACGACGGTGAACTCCGGGTTCGCTCAGGCCGGGCGAGTACAGGCACGCCTCGCGGACGCCGCCGTCGAGGGAGACGACCTCGACCTCACCCTGCCAGTCGAGCGAGTCGAAATCGAGTCCGGGAGCGCACTTCACGGCGAGGTCGCGCCCGGCGTAGACCTCCAGCAGGTCCGGTAGCGGCGGCTGCAGGGCGGCCGGATCGTGGGTGCGGCGGCCACCGGTCCGGCGCGCCGGATCGGCGATCACGGTGCTCCCCCGCGTCACCGGGCGCAGCGCGTCGGCGCGCAGCAGGTGCGCGCCGGGGACGTTGTGGGCGGCCATCCCCAGGCGTACCTCGTCCAGATCGCTGCCCACCACGGTCTCGGCAACACCGACGAGCTGCGCGAGTTCCGCTCCGATCGAACAGGTCACGTCGTGCACGACCCGGCCGGTGAGCCGGCGTGCACGGTGCGCGGCGACGGGGGTGGGCGTCGACTGCTGCACCGCATCGTCGGTGAGGATCCACGCGGCGACACCGTCGATCTTCGCCTCGGCCTTGCGCCGCAGCATGACCGTCTCGACGAGGGACGCAGCGTGATCGCCGAAATGCGTACGCGCCCAGCCGATGTCGGCAAGGCGCGTACGCGTGCTCAGCTCCCGGCCGGCGACGCTCGCGAGCGCCTGCCGGCCGTCCTCCGACGTCAGGTACGCGACGTCGGCGAGGGTGAACTCGTAGCCCAACTACTTGCCGGGCTTCACACCGGTGATCATGACGTTGTAGAAGAAGCTGCGCGGGACGACGTGCTTGAGCACGTTCTCGTCCACCCAGCTGAGCGCCTTCCAGCTGCCGAAGGCGAACTTCGCCCAGTTCCAGCCCAGCTTCTCCTGCGGCACGGCCGCTTCGAAGGTGCGCACCGGCCAGCCGAGCAGCGCCGCGGCGAACTCCTCGGAACTCGCCTTGACCTCGACGGCACCGGCCGAGGTGGCCAGCTTCTCGAGATCGGAGGGGTCGAAGGTGTGCAGGTCGACGACGGCCTCGAGGGCGGCGGCCCGCGACGACTCGTCGAGCTCGGTCTGCGGCCGGCGCCAGTCGTTCAGGAACGGAAGGCGCGTGATGTTGGTGGTGGCCTCCCACGTGATCCGGCCGAGCAGGCGGGCGTAGAAGTTGCCGATCGTGCTGGGCTCGCCGGCGAAGACGAACCGGCCGCCCGGCTTGAGGACGCGCAGCACCTCGCGGAGGGACTGCTCGACGTCGGGGATGTGGTGCAGCACCGCGTGGCCGACGACGAGATCGAAGGTGTCGTCCTCGTAGGGGATGGTCTCCGCGTCGGCGACGCGCCCGTCGACGTCGAGGCCGAGATTCTCGGCGTTGCGGAGGGCGACCTTGACCATGCCCGGGGACAGGTCGGTCACCGAACCCTTCTTCGCCACCCCGCCCTGCATGAGGTTGAGCAGGAAGAAGCCCGTTCCGCAGCCGAGTTCGAGGGCACGTTCGTAGGGCAGCGGCTGCTCGCCGGCGGCGGCGACGAACCGGCCCTTGGCGTAGTCGATGCAGCGCTCGTCGTACGAGATCGACCACTTCTCGTCGTAGGTCTCCGCTTCCCAGTCGTGGTAGAGCACCTGGGCGAGCTTGGTGTCCTTCAGTGCTGCCTCGACCTCTTCGGCAGTGGCGTGCGGATTCGGCGCGGGGTCGACCCCGTCGGTCCTGCTTGCAGTCATGCGGTGATCCTACTCATCGGTAAGCTTTGGACAAGTACAGGTGCCGACGGTCGCTACTCGCCGACGAACTTCGCTTTGCCCGGCCCGTTCGCGAGGAACGACTCCAGACCGATGGTGCGGTCCTTCGTCGCGAACAGGCCCGCGAAGAGATGCTGCTCGATCTTCAGCCCGGTGTCGAGATCGGTGTCCAGACCCTCGTCGATGGCGGCCTTCGCCGCGGCCAGCGCGCGGGTCGCGGCGCCGGTGAACTGCGCGGCCCACCGGCGCGCCGCCTCGTACACGTCGTCAGGGGCGACGACCTCGTCGACGAGCCCGATCGCCAGCGCCTCCTCGGCGTCGACGAACCGGCCGGTGAACACGATGTCCTTCGCCTTCGACGGACCCACCAGGCGCGCGAGACGCTGGGTCCCGCCGCCGCCGGGGATCAGGCCGAGCAGCACCTCGGGAGTGCCGAGCTTGACGTTGTCGCCGACGATCCTCCGGTCGGCGCCGAGTGCCAGTTCCAGGCCGCCGCCGAGGGCGTAGCCGGTGATCGCGGCGACGGTCGGCTTCGGGATGTCGGCGATGGATCCGAGCGCCGACTGCAGGTCGCCGACGATCTCGCTCATCCGCACGAAGCTCAGCTCGGCGAGTTCCTTGATGTCGGCGCCGGCGGCGAAGACCTTCTCGCCGCCGTAGACGATCACGGACTTCACGTCGGCCCGCACCGTCGCCTGCCGCGCGGCCTCCCGGATCTCCTCCTGGACCTGACGATTCAGCGCGTTCATCGGCGGGCGGTCGAGACGGATGGTGCCGATGCCGTCGGAGACCTCGAGGGTCACGAATTCAGCCATGCCGCACAGCCTAGATGTCGGCACGCTTCGCCCAGGGATGCATCCCGGGCTCGTAGTAGGCCTCGCACCCGTCGAACTCGACGTGGATGACGCCGTCCCGGCGGGTCAGCACGGGTTCGATCGGGTCGATGACCGCCTCGGACGCCATGAGCTCGGCGACCGTGCCGAACCGGGTCAGGGTGGTCAGCTGGCTCCAGGTGGGGGGCAGCAGCATGCTCCGGCCGGCCCGCCAGTCGTCGAGGGCGTCCTGCGCGGTCCGCCACTGCACGAGGTCGGTCTCGCTGGTGTTGCCGTCGGCTCGCTGCCCCTCGGGGGTGACGGCGGTGAAGAACCGCGTGTCGTAGCGGCGCCGCTCACCGAGCGGGGTGATCCAGTTCGCCTGCGGGCGCAGCAGATCCGCGCGCAACACGAGCCCTTCACGTTCGAGGAAGTCGCCGAACGACAGTTCGCGGGCCTCGAGGGCCCGGCGGGCGTCGGCGTACTCGGCGGTGTCGGCGACAACGGTGTCCGGGGTGGGGCCGGCGAGCAGCACCCCGCACTCCTCGAAGGTCTCCCGGACGGCGGCGAGCACGAGGGCCCGGGCGCGGGCCTCGTCGACACCGAACCGCACCGCCCACCAGGCGACGTCGGGTCCGGTCCACCGCACCTGGGCGTCGGTGTCGGAGGGGTCGACACCGCCACCCGGGAAGACGGTCATGCCGCCTGCGAAGTCCATGCCGACGACCCGTCGCTGCAGGAACACCTCGATGCCGCGCGCGGAGTCCCGCACCAGCAGAACGGTGGACGCGTCGCGGATCGGGACCGCGGTGGGATCGAAGGCCTTCACCGAAGAATCGTCGGACATGGACTCAACCTAGCAGCGGGTCTACGCGCGGCGCCGGTGCCGCCCCGGCTGCCGCGTGCGGCGGGCGAAGAAGCGGTCGTCGATCCGCTCGAGGCTGATCGACTGGCTGAACGCCTCGCTCAGGTTCGGTGCGGTGATGACGTCCTCGAGCAGGCCTTGTGCGACGACACCGCCCTCCTTGAGGAGCAGCGCGTGGGTGAAGCCCGGCGGGATCTCCTCGACGTGGTGGGTGACCAGCACGATGGCGGGGGCGTCCGGGTCGGCGGCGAGAGTGGCCAGCCGGGCCACGAGTTCCTCGCGTCCACCGAGATCGAGACCGGCGGCGGGCTCGTCGAGCAGCAACAGTTCGGGATCGGTCATCAGGGCACGGGCGATGAGCACGCGCTTGCGTTCACCCTCCGAGAGGGTGCCGTACATGCGGTCGGCGAGGTGCTCGGCGCCGAGGCTCTCGAGCATCTCGACGGCGCGGTCGGTGTCGACGTTCTCGTACTGTTCCCGCCAGCGGCCGAGCACCCCGTAGCCCGCGGACAGGACGAGGTCGGTGACCTTCTCGTCGTTCGGCACGCGGTTGGCGAGCGCCGCCGAGGACAGGCCGATCCGGGGCCGCAGCTCCGACAGGTCGGTCTTGCCGAAGGTCTCGGCGAGTACGTGGGCGGTGCCGGAGGTGGGGAACGTCTCGGCGGCGGCGACGCGCAGAAGGGTCGTCTTCCCTGCGCCGTTCGGGCCGAGCACCACCCAACGTTCGTCGAGCTCCACCTTCCAGGTCACGGGTCCCACGAGGGTGTTGCCCCCGCGCCGGACCACCACGTCTTCGAATTCGATGAGCAAATCGGGATCAGGTTGTGCCACGACGTCCATCTTGTCCTACGCCTGTAACCGAAACGCGGGAGGATCGGTTGCTGTGTCGTCCTCCACATCGGAATCCGCAGCATCGTTGCCGTCGGTCGCGTTGCCCGACCGCGCGGCCTTCCCGCTCGGGGCCACCGTCGTCGACCGGGGCACCCGTTTCGCCGTGCACGCCCCGCACAGCGACCGGGTGCAGGTGTGCCTGATCGACGACGACGGGCACGAGCACCGGGTGGACCTGCCCGACCGCACCTACGGGGTCTGGCACGGGGTGGTGCCCGGGATCGGCGCGGGGCAGCGGTACGGCTTCCGTGCCTACGGTCCGTGGCAGCCCGAGCACGGTCTGCGCACCAATCCACACAAGCTCCTGCTCGACCCGTGGGGCCGGCAGCTCACCGGGGAGGTCGGGGACGCGCAGCGGCTGCTCCCCTACGACGGTGATCCGTTCGGTGCGATGTCCACGGCCGACTCCCTCGGCCACACCCCACTGTCGGTGGTCACCGCCGTCGCGCCGCTCCCCCACGCCAGGCCGCGGGTGCCGTGGGAGAACACCGTCGTCTACGAGCTGCACGTCGGGTCGTTCACGGCCCGGCACCCCCTGGTGCCGCCCGAGCTGCGCGGCACCTATCTGGGACTCGCCCACCCCGCGGTCGTCGACTATCTGGTGGGGCTGGGTGTGACCACCGTGGAGCTGCTGCCGGTGCACGCGTTCGTGACCGAACCGTCGGTGCGGGCGCGGGGCATGCGCAACCACTGGGGGTACTCGACGGCCTCCTACTTCGCGCCGCATCCCGCCTACGCCGTCACCCCGGGCAACGAGATCGCCGAGTTCCGCGCGATGGTGCACGCCCTGCACCGTGCGGGACTGGAGGTGGTGCTCGACGTGGTCTACAACCACACCTGTGAGTCGGGGGTGGACGGTCCGAGCCTGTCCTGGCGGGGGCTGGACGCGACCGGTTACTACGTGCTCGACGGGCACGGCCGCGACATCGACGTGACGGGATGCGGCAACACCCTCGACGCGTCCTCGCCGATCGTCGTGCGGATGGTGTGCGACAGCCTCCGCTACTGGACGGAGGTGATGGGGGTCGACGGCTTCCGTTTCGATCTGGCCAGTGTCCTGGGCCGGCCGCGGGCGGGGGCGTTCGACCAGCGGGCGTCGCTGCTCACCGCGATCGTCACCGATCCGGTGCTGTGCGACGTCAAGCTGATCGCCGAACCGTGGGACGCCACCGGAGACGGCTATCAGCTCGGCAACTTCGGTGCCCAGTGGGCGGAGTGGAACGACCGCTACCGTGACGCGGTCCGGCGGTTCTGGGCGGGGCGGTCCGGTATCCGCGAGATCGCCTCCCGGCTCACCGGATCGGAGGACCTCTACGACCGGCACATCCGGCAGCCGTGGATGTCGGTCAACTTCGTCACCGCCCACGACGGGTTCACCCTCGCCGACGCGGTGTCGTACCAGCACAAGCACAACGAGGCGAACGGTGAGGAGGGCCGGGACGGCACCGACAACAACGAGTCGGTGAACCACGGGATCGAGGGGCCGACGAACGATCCCGACGTGCTCGCGGCGCGGGAGCGGCATATCCGGGCGATGCTCGCGACGCTGCTGCTGTCCACCGGCACCCCGATGCTGCTGGCCGGCGACGAGTTCGGGCACACGCAGCTCGGCAACAACAACGCCTACTGCGTTCCGCAGGACACCCCGGCCACCGACGCGTGGCCGCTGGACTGGGAGTGCGCCGACCGCGGCCGCATCGACTTCGTGCGCGACCTGCTGCGGATGCGCACCCGGGTGCCGGTGCTGCGGCAGCGCCGCTTCTTCGACGGGCGGGCCCGCGCCGTCGGCTATCCCGACCTGGTGTGGTTCGGCGCCGACGGCGTGGAACTCGACGAGGCGGCCTGGCACGACGAGAGCCGCCGCACCCTGCAGGCCTGGCTCGACGGGTCCGAGCTCGGCACGGTGACCCGGGCCGGGATCACGCTCCACGACAGCAGCGGGTTGTTCGTCCTGCACGCCGGGGGTCCGGCGACCGTCACCCTGGCCGGGCCCGAGTGGTACCGCGGCGACGTGGTGTGCGAGTTCGACTCGAGCCGTCCCGACGGGCATCCGGTCGACCCGGTGCCGATGCGGGTCGGCAGCGACCACGTGGTGGACGGACCGACCGTACTGGTCTTCCGGATCGCGCCCGAGGGCCGGTAGGGGCTACGCGGCGGGGCCGACCGCGACGACGGTGACCGAACCGGGCGCCACCTCGGTGAAGCCCGCGTCGCGGACGGCGACGGCCTTGCCGGCGTCGACGAGGGCGAGCAGCTCGCGCCAGGTCTCGGCGTCGGCGTCGCGGACGGCGCAGGGGAATCCTGCGGCCGCCCAGTCGCGGGCGGCCTCGGCGGTCAGAGCCCCGGCGTACAGCATCGAGGCGTGCCCCACCTGCGCGGCCGCCTTGCCGAGGGTCATCTCGAGGTCCCGCTGGATCCACAGGACGGGGAGGCCGGGCGGCGGTGGGGGCGGGTCGTCGTGCGGCAGGTCGGTCCCGCCGATCTGCAGCCGGGAGATACGCGGGTCGAGTTCGCCCACCGGTCCGGGCACGAACGCGCGGGCCTGTGCTCCGGCACGGTCGACGGTCACACCGTCGACCTCCTGGGCGGCACGCCAGTGAGCACCGCGGGCGCGGCGCGCGACCTTCCTGATGCGAGCGTCGTTCCAGGCGAGGAACCGCTGCTGCCACGGCCCCGGTTCCCCGTCGGGACCCGGGCCGACGCGGGGGTCGAAGCACAGTTCGACGGTGGCGATCGCCGCTACCTCGAGCAGTGCGCTGCGGGCGGGCGGATCGACCTTGGGGATGTGCAGCACGATCGGCATGGCCTGCACCAGCGCCGGATCCTCGGGGTCCGGGCGGTGGCCGTAGCCGCGGGCGAGCACGGCGTGGCGTTGCTCGAACGCCGGGTCGTCCCAGCTGCGCTCCCCCGGTTCCTCCTCGGTGTGCGGCAGGTCAGGCACCACGATCGATCGGCACCCGTCGCAGCGTTCCGTCGACGCGGTCGGCGGCCTCGATCTCCTCGCGGGTGACACCGAGGACGAAGAGCACGGCATCGAGATAGGGGTAGGACAGCGCGGTGTCGGCGACCTCCCGCAGGGCGGGCTTGGCGTTGAAGGCGATGCCCAGGCCGGCGGCACCGATCATGTCGATGTCGTTCGCACCGTCGCCGACCGCGACGGTCTGCTCGACCGGCACGCCCGC
This region of Rhodococcus sp. Z13 genomic DNA includes:
- a CDS encoding acyltransferase, with amino-acid sequence MTSMWGAPLKARWRGSRRRDPDQARFLTLSSLRWVLDNKAYTPWYLVRYYRLAKFKLANPHVVLRGMVFLGKNVEIHATPGLGRLEIGRWVHIGDGNAIRCHEGSLRIGDKVVFGKDNVVNTYLDIEIGASTLVADWCYICDFDHRTEDITYPIKDQGIVKSPVRIGPDTWIAAKVTVLRGTRVGRGSVLGAHAVVKGDIPEYSIAVGSPAKVVKNRKVAWESAAAERAAREAALADIERKKAGEMPADANR
- a CDS encoding PQQ-binding-like beta-propeller repeat protein; this encodes MRGVLRTAVPALAAVFALSACGGGSGTEDVLSAGGWPGRHSDARNSNTATAAGLEDLAAAWTRPLGGTAGSPAGIAANGQVSVSAATEIGCNLFSFQMDTGRKRWCTRLAPAVATVTPVSDAMANIYVGEDGGLLSFNEHGQRRWRIPVSGTPRSAQFTSDGHLLVVTHFGQVNVVDPQTGQLGAPLFDLVPIPGVDAGQNVPRLPSDHGVPACFGGSEDCPVATTPAVDTATDRILVTVWRPGADRSALVALRYTGGDDAVVREEWAVDDLPGGAVTSPVLSADGSTVYVFDGEGTLWALDTTTGEARWSRGFGTASVAPPAVTADGLLLVAAGDGSKPLVALRDSGDETESVWERTDLAPFGTPAVSADGLAYVIADGGSDLVATVVDVADGESVDEEPLDAAGLPVGTGIGPDGEFVITTVDGDVIVLRDPR
- a CDS encoding THUMP-like domain-containing protein, with the translated sequence MGYEFTLADVAYLTSEDGRQALASVAGRELSTRTRLADIGWARTHFGDHAASLVETVMLRRKAEAKIDGVAAWILTDDAVQQSTPTPVAAHRARRLTGRVVHDVTCSIGAELAQLVGVAETVVGSDLDEVRLGMAAHNVPGAHLLRADALRPVTRGSTVIADPARRTGGRRTHDPAALQPPLPDLLEVYAGRDLAVKCAPGLDFDSLDWQGEVEVVSLDGGVREACLYSPGLSEPGVHRRATVLRSDGTHFDITDAMDDDIPEREPGEWIVDPDGAIVRAGLVRHYAAAHGLWQLDPRIAYLTGDGLPEGVRGFRIVERFKYTEKALRQVLSRLDCGAVEILVRGLDVDPAVLRPRLKLKGSVSLSVVLTRIGRTPEAFVCVPSR
- a CDS encoding class I SAM-dependent methyltransferase yields the protein MTASRTDGVDPAPNPHATAEEVEAALKDTKLAQVLYHDWEAETYDEKWSISYDERCIDYAKGRFVAAAGEQPLPYERALELGCGTGFFLLNLMQGGVAKKGSVTDLSPGMVKVALRNAENLGLDVDGRVADAETIPYEDDTFDLVVGHAVLHHIPDVEQSLREVLRVLKPGGRFVFAGEPSTIGNFYARLLGRITWEATTNITRLPFLNDWRRPQTELDESSRAAALEAVVDLHTFDPSDLEKLATSAGAVEVKASSEEFAAALLGWPVRTFEAAVPQEKLGWNWAKFAFGSWKALSWVDENVLKHVVPRSFFYNVMITGVKPGK
- a CDS encoding enoyl-CoA hydratase-related protein, with product MAEFVTLEVSDGIGTIRLDRPPMNALNRQVQEEIREAARQATVRADVKSVIVYGGEKVFAAGADIKELAELSFVRMSEIVGDLQSALGSIADIPKPTVAAITGYALGGGLELALGADRRIVGDNVKLGTPEVLLGLIPGGGGTQRLARLVGPSKAKDIVFTGRFVDAEEALAIGLVDEVVAPDDVYEAARRWAAQFTGAATRALAAAKAAIDEGLDTDLDTGLKIEQHLFAGLFATKDRTIGLESFLANGPGKAKFVGE
- a CDS encoding NUDIX hydrolase, with the protein product MSDDSSVKAFDPTAVPIRDASTVLLVRDSARGIEVFLQRRVVGMDFAGGMTVFPGGGVDPSDTDAQVRWTGPDVAWWAVRFGVDEARARALVLAAVRETFEECGVLLAGPTPDTVVADTAEYADARRALEARELSFGDFLEREGLVLRADLLRPQANWITPLGERRRYDTRFFTAVTPEGQRADGNTSETDLVQWRTAQDALDDWRAGRSMLLPPTWSQLTTLTRFGTVAELMASEAVIDPIEPVLTRRDGVIHVEFDGCEAYYEPGMHPWAKRADI
- a CDS encoding ABC transporter ATP-binding protein — protein: MDVVAQPDPDLLIEFEDVVVRRGGNTLVGPVTWKVELDERWVVLGPNGAGKTTLLRVAAAETFPTSGTAHVLAETFGKTDLSELRPRIGLSSAALANRVPNDEKVTDLVLSAGYGVLGRWREQYENVDTDRAVEMLESLGAEHLADRMYGTLSEGERKRVLIARALMTDPELLLLDEPAAGLDLGGREELVARLATLAADPDAPAIVLVTHHVEEIPPGFTHALLLKEGGVVAQGLLEDVITAPNLSEAFSQSISLERIDDRFFARRTRQPGRHRRRA
- the glgX gene encoding glycogen debranching protein GlgX; protein product: MSSSTSESAASLPSVALPDRAAFPLGATVVDRGTRFAVHAPHSDRVQVCLIDDDGHEHRVDLPDRTYGVWHGVVPGIGAGQRYGFRAYGPWQPEHGLRTNPHKLLLDPWGRQLTGEVGDAQRLLPYDGDPFGAMSTADSLGHTPLSVVTAVAPLPHARPRVPWENTVVYELHVGSFTARHPLVPPELRGTYLGLAHPAVVDYLVGLGVTTVELLPVHAFVTEPSVRARGMRNHWGYSTASYFAPHPAYAVTPGNEIAEFRAMVHALHRAGLEVVLDVVYNHTCESGVDGPSLSWRGLDATGYYVLDGHGRDIDVTGCGNTLDASSPIVVRMVCDSLRYWTEVMGVDGFRFDLASVLGRPRAGAFDQRASLLTAIVTDPVLCDVKLIAEPWDATGDGYQLGNFGAQWAEWNDRYRDAVRRFWAGRSGIREIASRLTGSEDLYDRHIRQPWMSVNFVTAHDGFTLADAVSYQHKHNEANGEEGRDGTDNNESVNHGIEGPTNDPDVLAARERHIRAMLATLLLSTGTPMLLAGDEFGHTQLGNNNAYCVPQDTPATDAWPLDWECADRGRIDFVRDLLRMRTRVPVLRQRRFFDGRARAVGYPDLVWFGADGVELDEAAWHDESRRTLQAWLDGSELGTVTRAGITLHDSSGLFVLHAGGPATVTLAGPEWYRGDVVCEFDSSRPDGHPVDPVPMRVGSDHVVDGPTVLVFRIAPEGR
- a CDS encoding aminoacyl-tRNA hydrolase — its product is MPDLPHTEEEPGERSWDDPAFEQRHAVLARGYGHRPDPEDPALVQAMPIVLHIPKVDPPARSALLEVAAIATVELCFDPRVGPGPDGEPGPWQQRFLAWNDARIRKVARRARGAHWRAAQEVDGVTVDRAGAQARAFVPGPVGELDPRISRLQIGGTDLPHDDPPPPPPGLPVLWIQRDLEMTLGKAAAQVGHASMLYAGALTAEAARDWAAAGFPCAVRDADAETWRELLALVDAGKAVAVRDAGFTEVAPGSVTVVAVGPAA